One Paenibacillus riograndensis SBR5 DNA segment encodes these proteins:
- a CDS encoding tyrosine-type recombinase/integrase has protein sequence MNDSEPDYEEELEAFVIWMKDAGFTPYTQKSYLADVREFLGSLNGKSLENVKKLHIISYLTSVRERGVSDATRNRKHASVNCLFKALMELELLAANPAAGIKKSKTEKNREPVYLEEHELQRFLSAVEGKYRSRNLAVFLLMSYMGLRVGEVHTLNLSDYNAERLTLRVFGKGRKWRNIPVPAELAPFLEQALSERLEPWRSKEEAMFISQKGRRLSIRAIQGIAADTFGRFQAEVPAARRRPYSSHKLRHSFATMLLRKGADLRTVQELLGHSSIQTTTVYTHITNREKEEAMARLQISMPE, from the coding sequence ATGAATGATTCTGAGCCTGACTATGAGGAAGAGCTGGAGGCTTTTGTCATCTGGATGAAGGATGCCGGATTTACCCCCTATACCCAGAAGTCCTATCTCGCCGATGTGCGGGAATTCCTGGGGAGTCTGAACGGCAAAAGCCTGGAGAACGTCAAGAAGCTGCATATCATCTCCTATCTTACCTCGGTCCGTGAGCGGGGGGTCAGTGATGCCACGCGTAACCGCAAGCATGCTTCGGTCAACTGCCTGTTCAAGGCGCTGATGGAGTTGGAGCTGCTGGCCGCCAATCCTGCAGCGGGAATCAAGAAATCCAAGACCGAAAAAAACCGTGAGCCCGTTTATCTGGAGGAACATGAATTGCAGCGGTTTTTGTCTGCGGTTGAAGGCAAGTACAGAAGCAGGAATCTGGCGGTTTTTCTGCTCATGTCCTACATGGGATTGCGGGTAGGGGAGGTGCATACCCTGAACTTAAGCGATTATAATGCGGAACGCCTTACGCTCCGTGTTTTCGGAAAAGGCCGCAAATGGCGGAATATTCCGGTGCCTGCGGAGCTGGCCCCTTTTTTGGAGCAAGCCCTGTCTGAGCGGCTGGAGCCTTGGCGCAGCAAGGAGGAAGCTATGTTCATTTCGCAAAAAGGGCGCAGGCTCTCCATCCGGGCCATCCAGGGGATTGCAGCTGACACCTTTGGCCGTTTCCAGGCGGAAGTACCCGCTGCCCGCCGCAGGCCATACTCCAGCCATAAGCTGCGCCATTCCTTCGCCACCATGCTGCTGCGCAAAGGGGCAGATTTGCGGACCGTGCAGGAGCTGCTGGGCCACTCGTCCATCCAGACCACCACCGTGTATACGCATATCACCAACCGGGAGAAGGAGGAAGCGATGGCCCGGCTGCAGATCAGCATGCCGGAGTAA